CTACTGACTACTGATCACTGACTACTGACTACGCCGGCCGGGCGAACATTCTTCCCTTTGCGCTTGGCTTCCGAATCGCCCAGATCCTCGCGAGCGTGCTCGGCCAAGGCTTGAAGACGTTTGACAACGCCGGGATGTTTGGCGGCGACATTCACCTTTTCGCCGGGGTCTCTTTTCAAATCGAACAACTCGAGGCCAATCGATTCGTTCGCATATTTTCCCGGCTTGGCCCGGCCTCCGGGCGGCGCGGGCCTCGGATAAGCGTGAGGGAAATGCAACTTCCATTTGCCGCTGCGAACGGCCTGCAAATGCTGGCTCCAGTAGTAAAGATACACCTCGTGCGGCGATTTCGCGCCCCACTGGCCCGACAGCAGCGGCCAGATGTCCTTGCCGTCGAGAATTCGGTCCCTGGGCAGCATCGCGCCGGCCAGCTTCGCGAACGTGGGCAAGATATCGAGGGTCGCGGCCAACTCGTCGCAGACCTTTCCGCGCGGTATCTTTCCCGGCCAGCGCATGAGAGCCGGCACGCGCACGCCGCCCTCGAACGCCGTGGCTTTGCCTTCGCGCAGCCGGCCGGCCGAGCCGGCATGATCACCATAGAGCAGCCACGGTCCATTGTCTGAAGTGAAGACCACCAACGTCCGTTCATCGATCCCGTGCCGCTTCAGTGCGCCGAGAATCTGGCCGACCGACCAATCGATCTCCATGATGACGTCACCATAAAGCCCGCGCGCGGATTTGCCTTTGAACTTGTCGCTCACGTGCAGCGGGACGTGCGGCATGTTGTGCGGGACGTAGAGAAAGAACGGACGATCCTTGTTGTTCTCGATGAATTGGACCGAGCGCTCCGTGTACCAGGTTGTGAGATGCGTTTGGTCTTCGGAGGACACGTTCGCGTTGGTGATCTTCTCGCCTTCGATCAACGGCAGCGGCGGGTAAGTGCCGGGTTTGGCGGAGGGATGGTTTGGCCACATATCGTTCGAGTAAGGCAGTCCGAAGTAATCGTCGAAGCCGTGGCGCGTCGGCAGGAATTGAGGATGATGGCCCAGGTGCCATTTGCCGTAAATCGCGGTCGCGTAACCGCGCCCCTTCAACACCTCGGCGAGCGTGAGTTCGTTCGAGTGAATTCCAATCTTCGATGCCGGCCCCAGCGCGCCAAAAATTCCGATGCGATTCGGATAGCATCCGGTCAGCAACGCCGCGCGCGAGGCGGAACATACCGCTTGCGCGACACAGAAACTCGTGAACCGCATTCCTTCGGCGGCCATGCGATCGAGATTCGGCGTCTGAATTCCCTTCGCGCCATAGACACCGACGTCGGCATAGCCCATGTCGTCAGCGTAGATGAGGACGAAGTTTGGGGTTGCCTTTGGCGCCGCGGCGATGGCAAGCGGCGCGAGCAAAAACCAGGCGAGAAAGCTGATTCGGTGGGCGAGATTCTTCATAAGGCAATGGTCGCACCGTTGCATGATTTGAATGGTGGGTGAGTTGCGGATCTGATCACAGCGTGGGAACAATTTGCCGAATGCAGCGCAGAAGGCCAGCCGGAAGCACGCAGGAATGGCCGATTGAAAATCCGCGCTACGTCCTTGAGATCGCACAGCTGATT
Above is a genomic segment from Verrucomicrobiota bacterium containing:
- a CDS encoding sulfatase → MQRCDHCLMKNLAHRISFLAWFLLAPLAIAAAPKATPNFVLIYADDMGYADVGVYGAKGIQTPNLDRMAAEGMRFTSFCVAQAVCSASRAALLTGCYPNRIGIFGALGPASKIGIHSNELTLAEVLKGRGYATAIYGKWHLGHHPQFLPTRHGFDDYFGLPYSNDMWPNHPSAKPGTYPPLPLIEGEKITNANVSSEDQTHLTTWYTERSVQFIENNKDRPFFLYVPHNMPHVPLHVSDKFKGKSARGLYGDVIMEIDWSVGQILGALKRHGIDERTLVVFTSDNGPWLLYGDHAGSAGRLREGKATAFEGGVRVPALMRWPGKIPRGKVCDELAATLDILPTFAKLAGAMLPRDRILDGKDIWPLLSGQWGAKSPHEVYLYYWSQHLQAVRSGKWKLHFPHAYPRPAPPGGRAKPGKYANESIGLELFDLKRDPGEKVNVAAKHPGVVKRLQALAEHAREDLGDSEAKRKGKNVRPAGVVSSQ